The Proteobacteria bacterium CG1_02_64_396 nucleotide sequence GCCCCCCAACGAGATCGTCGGCATGGAACCGGGCGAGGTCTTCGTGCACCGCAACGTCGCCAATCTGGTGCACCACACCGACGTTAACGCCTTGTCGGTGCTGCAATACGCGGTCGAGGTGCTTGAGGTCAGCCACATCATTGTCTGCGGTCACTACGGCTGCGGTGGGGTGCGGGCGGCGATGGAAAACCGGGAGCGGGGGCTGCTCGATCACTGGTTGCGCAGCCTTAAAGATGTCTACACCCGTCACGAAGACGAGCTGGGGGCCATCGAGGATCCCCAAGAGCAGCACAACCGGTTGTGCGAGCTCAACGTCGGCCACCAGGTCGACAACATCTGCCACACCCCCATCGTGCAAAACGCTTGGCGCAATGGACGCGACTTGACGGTCAGCGGCTGGATTTACGGCCTGCACGACGGACTGGTGCGCGACATGGGGCTATCGGTAACCAGCATCGAGCAGATCCCCGGCATCTACCGCATGATCCCCCCCCACATCGGCTGATTCGGTGGTGGACCAAGGCACCCTTCTGGCCCGCTTCGACCTCCCCAACGCAACCCTGCTCGTCGTTCAAGGAGACATCACCGCCCAACCGGTCGACGCCCTCGTCAACGCCGCCAACACCCATCTGTTGCTCGGGGGCGGCGTCGCGGGGGCCATTGCCCGCAAGGGGGGGCCACAAATCCAAGCGCAGTGCGACGCGTTCGTTGCAAGCCACGGCCCGGTAGAGACCGGTGCCGCCGCCTTGACCGGGGCCGGTTTTCCTCCGATGCGCTGGGTGGTTCACGCCGTGGGGCCGGTGGCCGGTTCGGTCGATTCCGACACCTTTGTTCGCTTGTTGACCAGCGCGGTGCGGGCGGCGCTACGGCTGGCCGACCAAGCGGGGGCGCGCAGCATTGCCCTGCCGGCGATCTCGGCGGGAAGCTTTGGCGGCGACCTCGCCACCTGCACCCGAATCATCGCCGTCACGGCCCGGAATGCGTTGCAACGGACTGCCAATATTCGAGAAATTCGGCTCTGCGCCCTGGATCGATCCGTCGCTCAAGGATTTATTGCGGCATTGGGTTAAGCCCCCTTGGGCCTTTCCCCCCCGACCCGCTACACTGACCCGGTCAAGCCGCCTCAACGACCGGAAATCCCATGATCCCCCTTTTGCATCGCGCCATCATCGGCCTGCTCGCGCTGGCTTTGCTTCTACCGGCCTGTTTAGTCCACGCCGAAGATACCCCGTTGCCCGATCCCGACGCCCCGACCAACCCCACAACCCAGGTCGAGGAGCAGCCCCCCCCCGGTGGTGTGGAGTTCGATTGGGAGCTGGATCCTTACTACTCGAACATTGGCTGGTACATCCCCCTTTCGAACCAAGCGATCCCCGATGTGGGCGACAAGCCCGAACTTGAGGTCTACCGCGATCTCACCCTGAGTTCGGCCATCCCCTCGTTCGTGGTGGTTGAGGCCAGCGTCAATCCAATGCCACTGCTCGGGGTCGCGATCCACGACCACGCCCGAAGCTCCTACGACGGCGCTAACGTCACCGGCAGTTTCAACTGGATTCGCGCCCTGACCGCCGGTTTCGAAGAGCCCTGGGCGCTGTCGCTGTTCGCAGGCAAAGTGGTGAGCTTCACCCGCCCCGGGGAAACCCACGCGGGGGGGAACAAGGGGTACACCGGCTGGCTTTTGAGCGGCGGCGCCCAGCACATCAAGTCGAACCAACTGGTCGACGACCCCTGGTGGGAATTGGAGTGGAAGATCAAGGGAGATCGGACCATCGACGCCCAGGAGCTGCATTGGAGCTTCCGGCTTGGCGCCAAGGTGCACGGCAATCCCGACATTGCCGATGTTTACTACGTGGCACTGCGTCGTTCGCGCACCGACTTCGACATCGGCCTGCTCGGCGACACCTTTTTGCGGGACTTCGGATTCGAATACATCTTCGATATGCGGCAAGGTGACCTCAAACCGATGCGGCACTACCTGATGCTCGACCGCAAATTCCCCTTCGACAACGCCCGGGTCGCCTTCTCCATCGAGTTCGGTTTCGTTTGGGAAAGCGTCGGCAAATACTCGGGATCGCTCGCCGATCCCAACACCCGCATCAACAGTTTTCAGTACCTGATCCGCCCCAACTTCGAATTCTGAGCAAAACGTCGGTTTGCTGTTGATCCCGCGACTTGCCCCATCCATCGAGCAAAACCATGACCGACCCAACCATGACCATCGGCGCCCACGTCTCCACCTCGGGCGGAGTCGACAACGCCCCGCAGCGGGGAGCCGACATCGGCGCCGCCGGGATGCAGCTGTTCACCCGCAATCAAAAATCGTGGACCACCAAGCCGCTGGAGCCCGAAGAGATCGCCCGCTTCAAAGCCGACCGGGCGCGGTTGGGGATCCGCACGGTGATGAGCCACGACAGCTACCTCATCAATCTGGCCAATCCTGAAGAGGACAAACGGGCCAAGTCGATTGCCGCCTTTGAAGACGAGATGCTCCGCTGCCACCAACTGGGGATCGAGCTGCTCAACTTTCACCCCGGCAGCCACCTCAAGATGGGGACCGAGGCGGGGATCGAAACCCTGGCCACCGCCCTCAACGGCATCTGCGCCCGTCACCCCGAATGCCGCGATGTGAAACTGGTGCTCGAAAACGTCGCCGGACAGGGGACCAACATCGGCCGCACCCTTGAGGAGCTCAAGGCGATCATCGACCGGCTCAACGAGCCAGAGCGTTTTGCGGTGTGCATCGATACCTGCCACACCTTTGCCGCCGGGTACGACATCAAATCGCAGGAGGGTTGGGAGCGTTTCTGGTCCGACTTCGAGCGGATCCTGGGGCTGAGTCGTCTGGCCGCTTTTCACGTCAACGACTGCAAAAGCGACTTCGCCAGCCGGGTCGACCGCCATGCCTGCCTGGGACGCGGCACTTTGGGGGCCGAGCCTTTTCGGCGCCTGGTCACCGACCCCCGCACCCGCCACATCCCCATGTTTCTTGAGACCCCCACCAACCCCGAGGGGTACGCCAAAGAGATCGCCTGGCTCAAAACGATGGCAGCAAGCGGCGAGATTCCCCCCCTGCCTGAATTGGAGGAGGGGCGGGATGGTTTGTAAGCCGAGGGACGGCAGGGGGGGTCAGTCAGGGCTGCATGGGCGTGACCCTCTTAGGGAAACGCTGATTAAAGGCCTCCTGCCTTGAATCGGCACGCTTCGCAAAAACCAAAAGTAGGCGCCATGAGGCGGCGTCGTTTTGGCTTCGCTTTCAGAATCAGCAGCGCTTCGGCGACGGGGTCGCCTCCTACGACAGCGCACCACGTGGATCCCCGGTCTGCTCGGAAGCGCTAATCAATCAGCGCTTCCTTAGACCAACTGCATCGCGAGGACCGGGCTCTTACCACCCGCTCAAACCGTTTGTTCGGGTGTAGAAGCTCGGTCCTGTTCACATGAGCCTGTAGAAGAGAGGGCGATTCGGCGGGGACAAGGCGCCATACTTTCTCGAACGTGTCCACAAATACCCTTTCGTTTCAAGGGCTTGGTGGTGATCGACTTTGCCCGCCAACCTATCGACTAAACAGGAACCTCCATGGAACCCTCCTTCTGGGAAAACCGCTGGCGCGAAGGGCAGATCGGCTGGCATCAGCAGTCCATCAACCTGCACCTGCAACAGTTCTGGCCCGAAATCGCCGCCCCCCAAGGGGGGGTGGTCTTCGTGCCGCTGTGTGGCAAGAGCCTCGACATGGCTTGGTTGGCTGGGCAGGGGCATCGGGTGTTGGGGGTAGAGCTATCGAGGCAGGCGGCCCAGGACTTCTTCGCCGAGCAGGGCTTGCACCCCGAGGTGACACCCCAAGGGGGGGTAACCCGCTTTGAGGCGGGAGAGATCGCCATTTTGCAGGGGGATTTTTTCGCGTTAACCCCTGCCGACCTCATCGGAGTGACCGCAGTATTCGACCGCGCCGCCCTGATCGCCCTCCCCCCCGAGATGCGCACCCGCTACGCCGCCCACATGGCGACCCTGACTCCCCCCGGCACGGTGACCCTTCTGGTGGGCCTGGATTACCCCCAATCCGAACAACCCGGCCCCCCTTTTTCGGTTCCGACGAGCGAGGTGGTAGCACTGTTTGGCGCCAACTTCGAGGTCACCCCGCTGCACGAAATCGACCTACTCACCGAGACCCCCCGATATCGGGAACGGGGCTTGAGCCGAATCGTCGAGCATGTATCGGTGTTACGGCGACGGTAGGTTGTCGAGAAACAAAAACCTCGCTTGGTTGCGTTCGGTTCAATGCCCGGATGTCCTCCCGCCAAATCGCCGGTCTCCGGGCGATGCAGGCGGCGCAACCACCTTCAAACGCAGCGGCCCCGCGCGCCCTCCCCATTCTTAAAAGCGCCGAATCAATCGGAGCTTTCTTAATTTTTCTTCATCTTCCCCCAATCCCTAGCTTTCCCCTGGGGATTGTCCTACTCTGCGCGCCCTTTCCAGAACCCGTTGGAAAGTGTGCGTCTCTGACCTGCTTCTGCATCTGCCTCTAGTACCACGTCAGGCATATCCGGTTGGCGACGTTCCTACCCCGTTTTGGCGGGGAGGCATCCGGAACCTGGCGACCCCTTCCCAAGGCCACAACGGAAGACCGCCCCTCGTGTC carries:
- a CDS encoding carbonic anhydrase; translated protein: MTIAQRLEDLLQRNRTWAQRRQDEDPQYFQRLSEQQRPSFLWIGCSDSRLPPNEIVGMEPGEVFVHRNVANLVHHTDVNALSVLQYAVEVLEVSHIIVCGHYGCGGVRAAMENRERGLLDHWLRSLKDVYTRHEDELGAIEDPQEQHNRLCELNVGHQVDNICHTPIVQNAWRNGRDLTVSGWIYGLHDGLVRDMGLSVTSIEQIPGIYRMIPPHIG
- a CDS encoding deoxyribonuclease IV, coding for MTIGAHVSTSGGVDNAPQRGADIGAAGMQLFTRNQKSWTTKPLEPEEIARFKADRARLGIRTVMSHDSYLINLANPEEDKRAKSIAAFEDEMLRCHQLGIELLNFHPGSHLKMGTEAGIETLATALNGICARHPECRDVKLVLENVAGQGTNIGRTLEELKAIIDRLNEPERFAVCIDTCHTFAAGYDIKSQEGWERFWSDFERILGLSRLAAFHVNDCKSDFASRVDRHACLGRGTLGAEPFRRLVTDPRTRHIPMFLETPTNPEGYAKEIAWLKTMAASGEIPPLPELEEGRDGL
- a CDS encoding thiopurine S-methyltransferase, with the translated sequence MEPSFWENRWREGQIGWHQQSINLHLQQFWPEIAAPQGGVVFVPLCGKSLDMAWLAGQGHRVLGVELSRQAAQDFFAEQGLHPEVTPQGGVTRFEAGEIAILQGDFFALTPADLIGVTAVFDRAALIALPPEMRTRYAAHMATLTPPGTVTLLVGLDYPQSEQPGPPFSVPTSEVVALFGANFEVTPLHEIDLLTETPRYRERGLSRIVEHVSVLRRR